From the genome of Candidatus Bathyarchaeota archaeon:
CGATAGATGGTGCCCTTTCAAAAGGAGCGAAAAGAGTTGCTGGAACCTTCCTATATAGAAAAGTAGAGACAGGCATCGCAACATCAGCGGGTGCATCAGGCTACGATAATCTGTCTTCTTTCGAAATCTCTGTAAGAGCATTCTCAGATGAGGAATCTTCAGGCCACGCTAACTCATGTGCGAGGACTGAGAAAGATTTTCATCCTGCCCAAGCTGGAGAAGAGGCGGCGGATATAGCTGTCAGGGCAGCCAGCCCAATTCAAGGCGAAGCAGGAGTCTACGATGTAGTCTTAGGGCCTAACGTATTCGCAAACCTAGTTAACGACGTAGTGAATGCAGCCTCGGCCTTCAATGTTGATGCAGGCCTATCCTTCATGGTAAATAAGCTGGGTGAGAGGGTAGCCTCTAGGAGCCTTACCATAATAGACGATGGAACGCTGAGTGACGGTTTGAACTCTAGGGCGTTCGACGATGAGGGCGTCCCAACCAGAAGGACCATCATAGTGGATAGAGGAATTCTCAAAAGTTATCTTCATAATTCTTCAACTGCAAAAAAGTATAGGTGTTCCACTACTGGGAATGCAGGTTGGATAGTGCCTCAGCCCTGGAACATTATTGTGGAGGCAGGTAGGCTCAGTGGGGAGAGAATATTGCAGGAACTGGATGACGGCCTATATGTAACAAATAACTGGTATACTAGGTTTCATGATTATCGTCGAGGAGACTTCTCCACAGTATGTAGAGACGGCCTCTTCAGAGTTAAAGATGGGGAGATCGTGCAATCGCTGAAAGGTTTGAGGATCAGCGGCAACCTCCCCAAAATTTTGAGAAACATAGTTGCTTTATCTAGTGAGAGACGGTGGGTTAAATGGTGGGAGGTCGACATTCCAACATTGACCCCCCACATCCTGGTGAGAGACGTCCCCTTCACTCGCTCGACAAAGTGATCGACATAAAATTTAGGATATTTTTAGGCGCCGGGGAGGGGACTTGAACCCCTGCTCTCCTCAAAGGAGAACCGGATATTTCGGTCAAGACTCTCGAGTCCGGCGCATTGGCCCAGACCACTGTTTTGCCACTCTGCCACCCCGGCTAGAAGAGAATTGTCCAATGAAATAGTTAAACATCTTGGATATCACTGACATATCTCACCTACCGTCGCGTCATTCAACCTTATTATGTCCTGCACTTTCAATTCGAGGAGCCTGTTACGTGACCCCCCACCGCAATAGACCGTATCATAGTCTAGAAGGATCTTATCCAGGAGAACTCTCATCTTCTCTTTATGGCCTACTGAAGGTGTCCCCCCAGGAGGGTATCCACTTATCTTCTCAGCCTGATCGAAGGCGACCAGCCCCAAATTTTTTACACCAAGAATCTTGGCAGCCTTCTCAAGATCCACTTTCTTATCCCCTGGAACAATCAAAAGAACATGCTCCCCATCATCGGTTACTGAAACCAAATTTTTCGTAACTCTTCTAAGTTCCACTCCAGTGGCTTTCGCCGCATCTGAAGTATGTATCGTCTCAGCCTTCTGGATGAATCGATGCCAAACATTGTTCCGAATGAGATACTCTTCGAGATTCAAATGTATATCTCCAGAGACGGATTCTTAAAACATTCAGGTCTAAAAAAGTTTGGGAGTTACGGTCCGTTACTCCACAACCATTTTAATTCTCGGCTTGTCCCCGTACTCCCATGATAGTTCAGGTCTAGCCCTCTCTTCCTGTCTTGGATATTCATATCTGCCTTTATCTATGTCTGTAGGCCACTCGAACCTTCCACCCCACTTCATGATGAAGGTCTTGAGTTTTGGATATTTCATTCTAACTATGGCTTCGAGTTCAGCAGGATCTCCCTCGGTGATAGCCCAGTTATCGTAATGCATCGGAATCAGAACTTTAGCTCTCAATTGGTTTGCTACCCTTGCAGCGTCGGCGAAGGACATCTTATCCGTGAAGCTGGGTGGACTATTGCCGCAGTTGATCAACGCTATATCTATCTTATTCTCATAGCCTACCCTGAAGTAATAGTCATGGTATGAGGAGTCTCCTGCATGGTAAACGTTTCCTGAAGGGGTTTCTATCAAATAGTTCAACGCAACCTCATCGATAGTCTTTCCAGGCTTAACCTCCCCTCCTCTGAGGGCACAGAAATCTGTTGATTTCGTAGCTTTTATGGTGGCGTCTTTTACACTGTATCTGTCTCCAGGTTTCATTTGCAGGATTCTCTCTTTCGGCGCCCCATACATGGCGAACATTTTACATGAGGCGGGTGGACCTATGAACATACATTTAGTGTTCTTGATCAAAGGCTTTATCGTGTATATGTCGCAGTGATCGCTGTGAGGATGAGTTGAGAGTAGGGCATCAACCTTTGTGAAAGCCCAAGGATCAATTACATGCGGGTTACACCTCAACCATTCTTGACGTTCAGCGCCATTCATTCTCGTAGGCCCAGCCCCACCCTCATACGTTATGTATACAGAGGGGCCGCTATAGTTATCTATGAGAATATTTGCGTCCTCAGGTGTCTTAATGTAGAAAGAGCATGCTCCGAACCACCATAGGACGAGCTTACCCTTCTCAACTTTCTCAGCCTCTATCTGCCTATTAAGGTAAGTTCCCCACTCAGGGAACACTTCCCGAAGCCACGTGTCCCTATCCATAGGCCTGTCTTGTTCAAGATCGTTTGCGAAATGTATACCTATATCATACCTCTTCAAGACATTCTCACCAATAATCAATCACTATATTCAAAATAAATGTCTTACCAATGATAGTAAGAGAAACATTGACGGCCTCAATGACCCTTTAAGAAGATATCTAAGACAGCATTGGGAATAGGCTTAGAAATTAAATTGTCAAGATGGATCCTGTCGGCCAGCTGCACAGCGACTATAGCCCGCTCATAAATTCTCTGAATACGGCGTCGAGAATATCTAAGCCTGAATCGACGGTCTCACGACTTATGGTCAATGGAGGGGAGATTATGATCGTTGACCCTGACCTCCTCAATGCAATTCCACGCTTAAAAGCCATAATCGTAATCTTCTCAGCCTCATCCTCGGCGGGCATCTTTGTCTTCCTATTCTTAACGAGCTCCATGCCAACCATCAATCCGCATCCTCTAACATCACCTATCAGCTCATATTCTTCCATCATCTCCTTGAGCCTATACAGAACATGGTTGCCTTGCTTTACAGTATTCCCGAGCAGATTCTCCTCCTTGATAACTTCAATAACAGTCAAGGCTGCAGTGCAGCTCAACGGGTTTCCGCCGAATATGCTTGAGTGAGTTTCAGGCTCCCAATCCATAATTTCACTTCTACATATGGTGGCTCCCAGAGGTAGGCCTGAGGCCAAGCCTCCAGCCACACATATGATGTCCGGTGTAACATTCCACTCTTCGATCCCAAACCATCTCCCTATCCTTCCGATGCCTGTTTCAGACTCATCGTCAACCATGGCGAAACCTCTTTCATCAGCTATCTTTCTAAGTCTTCCAAAATATTCTGGTGGAGGTACGATGCATCCCTCGGCCTGAATGGGCTCGAAGAACACTGCGGCGACATCTTCAGGTGCAACAATCCTCCCCAAAACATAGTCATCAACATATCTCAAGCACATGTAGGAACATTCAGGGAAGGTTTTGCTGAATGGGCACCTGTAACAGTATGGGTAGGGTATATGTACGGTGTTTGGAAGCAGAGGCATTAGATGCCTCCTCTGTACAGATGTATGTGTAGAGAGGGTCAATGAGCCTAAAGTCTCGCCGTGCCAAGCGTTTATGTAGGATAGTAGAGTGGGTCTTCTGTAATGCCAGCGAACGAGCTTTATAGATGCCTCAACTGCTTCGGTTCCGGAGTTGCTGAGGAAGACACGTTTCCCGAAAGATCCTGGGGTAAGATTGCATAGCTCCTCAGCGAGCTTAACCGCAACCTCATAATAGAAAGCCTTCTGGGAATAATGTGAAAACTTATCAATTTGCTCCTTGACAGCCTCAACTACTCTGGGGTGGGAGTGGCCTACATTTATACATGAGAGGCCTGAATTGAAATCTATATATTCGTTTCCATCCATATCCCTGACTATGCAATCTCTTCCAGACTCTATGGCCAGCGGGTAGAGCCTCCTCAGGGATGGGGATAGAAACTTCTCATCATAGAATAGGAGTCTCCTAGCCTTGGGTCCAGGCGGAGTCACCAATATTTTGGGAGAGCCCATGATCCTTCTAGGGAAGGCTTGGAGATAATAAGGTTACACTAGTCCCCTGGCTTCTTCGATAGGGTTATCTCAATTGTCGATATGGATTTTTCCTTACCGTTGTGCCGTCTAATGTCTTCTGAGCCTATGTCTACCGATTTGATGATCAACTCCTTCAGGAAAGCCCTCTTCAACATTCCTACGGTGTCTACGGCCTTTGGTATGGTTCTTCCCCTGGCTCTGACAGTCACCTCGTCTAAGCCTGAGTTGAATAGGGTGACGCAGGCTACAACGTAGTTTATCAAAGGTTTCCTTCCGACCCTGACCAGGTTGCCTCCGGATGTGGCCATAAATATAACTCCGTGAACCCCGTAGCCTACCAATTGCTTACAGATTATAGTAAGATTAAGTTTCCCTTTTATAGATTGGGGGCGTAATACTTGATTGGATTGGATGCCATTTACTGTCATTAGGTGGGGTTTACCTGGGGTTTGGCGCCCGATGGTTGAGATAGGTTGGTATAGGGGTTTCACAGTGAGGGTCGGCGGGATCCAGCTGATCTTTGATCCAGAATCATCTAGCGCTGTCGGAGGCGGCTCTCATGTCTTTGTATCCCATGCACATGCTGACCATGTAGCTGGGTTGAGGAGTCGAGCTCAGAAATATTCGACTGCAGAGACTAGGAATATTTTTGAAGGCTTGAACGGCAGATCCGCATTAAACTTTCATGAAGTGAGATTTAAAGAGCCAGTGAGGATTGGTGAGGTCGAAGTCACCCCTATAAATGCAGGCCACATGTTAGGATCGGCACAATTCCTAATATCTACACCTAACCTCACAATTCTCTACACTGGAGACATCAATTGTGTAGACACCTTAACAACTCGGAATGCGGAGAATATTGAATGTGACATTCTCGTCATGGAGGCTACTTATGGGGATCCAACGTTTATCTTCCCAAGTAGGGAAGAGACTTACGCTGAGGTTGTGAACTGGACCATAAATCAGGTGAAGAAAGGCTTAACGCCGGTCTTCGATGTTTACGCCGCTGGGAAAGCCCAAGAGCTTGTGAGACTCTTCAACTTATACACTAATCTTACCGTAGCCACTGACAGTAAGGTTGCGAAGGTTAACAGGGCGTATTCGGAGAGTGGCTTGAGACTAAACTATGAGGAGTCGGATCTCGGGGAGATGGATGGGGAATTCGTATATTTGGCAGCCCAGCCGAACCTGTCCTCTAAAGGAAGATATGTGAGGGCCTTGGCTACCGGTTGGGCGTTGAAGATGGGTTCGAGGAGAACAGCAGCTTTTCCACTCAGCAGCCACGCTGACTTCAACCAGCTCGTAAAGTTTGTTAAAGGTTGTGGAGCGAAGGTTGTTTACACCTTCACAGGTTACACTGCGACCTTCACGGATTTCGTTGAGAGAAAGCTTGGATTAAGGAGTAGACCTTTACCAGCCCTGTCTCAGAGGACTCTCTACGATTTTTACTAGATTCATTTGATAGTGAAGTATGCGATTAGGCTTGCGGCAATTAGACATGCGGCCATTATTATGATGAATTCAGGTCTTAGCTTTAGGCCAGCGGTCTCCTCTTCAAAGAAGCGTAGAAGCCCTGCGCTTGCAGCAGGCATGGGTGCTTCACGTCGCCTCTTCTTAACCCTGCCACTCAAGGAGCTTACCCTCTCACATCTGTATCTTCTCTTTCCCTTTTAAATCTAGATCATGTTCTATGTTCTGAGCGATGTTCAGCCAGATGAGTCTTCGACCTTCCGTAGTCATCATAGACTTGGCTCGCCTATGTTACTAGTACACTTCAATATTTCTGTTATATTCAGCAAAATATTAATTAAGTATTTACAAGTATATGTAAATACTCGATTTGGAGTTTCAACCATCTTTTTAGGCTCGACATGCTATACACCTATTGGTGGGCTGGAGAATGAGAGACCTACTTGCGAAAGACATAATGATAAAGGATGTCTACACAATAAAAGTAGGCAGTAAAGTTGCCCTGGCCAGGCTGAAGATGATGCGACACGGCGTAGGAGGCCTACCTGTAGTCGACGATAAAGGCTTCCTTTTAGGAATGATCACCCAACGAGACATAGACTTGGCTGGATCTGATGTTTCACATTTGGCTGTTGAAGATCTCATGACAACCAAACTCTTTAAGGGAAATGAGAAGACAACATTGAGGGAGATAGTTGAGATAATGGTGAAGACAGGCATACAGAGGATCCCCATAGTCGATGATGAGGGGAAGTTGATTGGTCTAGTGACCCAGACATCAGTTATCAAACATGCCTTAGCTTACAGTCTAGTTTAAAGCCCCCCTCAATAAAGATTCATGAAGATAGAGGCTTATTCATAAATAGATAATCAATATCAAAATTAATCGTGGTGTAGGATGAGGGAAGAAGTCAGATGGTTCATTGAACATAGGATCAAGAGGACATGCGAATCCTTAGAGAGAAATGGATTCAAAGCAGTCTATGTTCAGACGAGGGAAGAGGCTCTCAGAGAGGCCTTGAAGATGATTCCTGAGGGAGCCAAGGTGGGTGTAGGCGGTTCAGTCACTGTTCGGGAGGTCGGCCTTGTAGATGAGCTTCGTAGAAGGGGTAACGAAGTCTTTGAGACTTGGAGGAAGTTGACGCCTGAGGAGGATCTTGAGATCAGAAGGAAACATCTTACATGCGATGTTTTTGTGAGCAGCAGCAATGCCATAACTGAAGATGGAAAACTAGTTAATATAGATGGGACCGGAAACAGGGTTGCAGCAATGATCTTTGGGCCGCCAAAAGTACTCGTTATAGCAGGTGTCAACAAGATTGTCAGAGATGTTGATGAGGGAATCAGAAGGATCAGAGAAGTTGCTACTCCAATGAATGTGAGGAGGATGGGTGGAACAACACCATGCACCGAAGCAGTGTGTGACCTTGAGAGATGTGAACCGCCGAATAGGCACTGTCATGTCATTACAATAATGGAGAAGAGACCTACGAAGACAGATATCTCAGTGATTCTTGTAGGTGAATCGCTAGGCTTCTGACTCAGTAAAAATTTCTTCTAGACTTCTTTATGTAAGATTCGTCTAGGATGCCTGCTTGGAAAAGGTTGACCAGGGAGTTGCCACTGGCCTCAC
Proteins encoded in this window:
- a CDS encoding TldD/PmbA family protein, translated to MEPVDFASFAVNTGIRGGAEDVAATCIREDAKMIRFSNDKVTVNQAWHSSTLNIMVAVRKRVAIGSVEDLSGGSIKKSIEYLLKTAKITPPKRDYVKLPKGPFKYNVTQQLHPSPEGSTMIKYVEDAIDGALSKGAKRVAGTFLYRKVETGIATSAGASGYDNLSSFEISVRAFSDEESSGHANSCARTEKDFHPAQAGEEAADIAVRAASPIQGEAGVYDVVLGPNVFANLVNDVVNAASAFNVDAGLSFMVNKLGERVASRSLTIIDDGTLSDGLNSRAFDDEGVPTRRTIIVDRGILKSYLHNSSTAKKYRCSTTGNAGWIVPQPWNIIVEAGRLSGERILQELDDGLYVTNNWYTRFHDYRRGDFSTVCRDGLFRVKDGEIVQSLKGLRISGNLPKILRNIVALSSERRWVKWWEVDIPTLTPHILVRDVPFTRSTK
- a CDS encoding aminoacyl-tRNA deacylase, giving the protein MNLEEYLIRNNVWHRFIQKAETIHTSDAAKATGVELRRVTKNLVSVTDDGEHVLLIVPGDKKVDLEKAAKILGVKNLGLVAFDQAEKISGYPPGGTPSVGHKEKMRVLLDKILLDYDTVYCGGGSRNRLLELKVQDIIRLNDATVGEICQ
- a CDS encoding MBL fold metallo-hydrolase, which translates into the protein MKRYDIGIHFANDLEQDRPMDRDTWLREVFPEWGTYLNRQIEAEKVEKGKLVLWWFGACSFYIKTPEDANILIDNYSGPSVYITYEGGAGPTRMNGAERQEWLRCNPHVIDPWAFTKVDALLSTHPHSDHCDIYTIKPLIKNTKCMFIGPPASCKMFAMYGAPKERILQMKPGDRYSVKDATIKATKSTDFCALRGGEVKPGKTIDEVALNYLIETPSGNVYHAGDSSYHDYYFRVGYENKIDIALINCGNSPPSFTDKMSFADAARVANQLRAKVLIPMHYDNWAITEGDPAELEAIVRMKYPKLKTFIMKWGGRFEWPTDIDKGRYEYPRQEERARPELSWEYGDKPRIKMVVE
- a CDS encoding aminotransferase class III-fold pyridoxal phosphate-dependent enzyme, with protein sequence MGSPKILVTPPGPKARRLLFYDEKFLSPSLRRLYPLAIESGRDCIVRDMDGNEYIDFNSGLSCINVGHSHPRVVEAVKEQIDKFSHYSQKAFYYEVAVKLAEELCNLTPGSFGKRVFLSNSGTEAVEASIKLVRWHYRRPTLLSYINAWHGETLGSLTLSTHTSVQRRHLMPLLPNTVHIPYPYCYRCPFSKTFPECSYMCLRYVDDYVLGRIVAPEDVAAVFFEPIQAEGCIVPPPEYFGRLRKIADERGFAMVDDESETGIGRIGRWFGIEEWNVTPDIICVAGGLASGLPLGATICRSEIMDWEPETHSSIFGGNPLSCTAALTVIEVIKEENLLGNTVKQGNHVLYRLKEMMEEYELIGDVRGCGLMVGMELVKNRKTKMPAEDEAEKITIMAFKRGIALRRSGSTIIISPPLTISRETVDSGLDILDAVFREFMSGL
- the albA gene encoding DNA-binding protein Alba, which produces MVGYGVHGVIFMATSGGNLVRVGRKPLINYVVACVTLFNSGLDEVTVRARGRTIPKAVDTVGMLKRAFLKELIIKSVDIGSEDIRRHNGKEKSISTIEITLSKKPGD
- a CDS encoding preprotein translocase subunit Sec61beta; the encoded protein is MPAASAGLLRFFEEETAGLKLRPEFIIIMAACLIAASLIAYFTIK
- a CDS encoding CBS domain-containing protein, coding for MRDLLAKDIMIKDVYTIKVGSKVALARLKMMRHGVGGLPVVDDKGFLLGMITQRDIDLAGSDVSHLAVEDLMTTKLFKGNEKTTLREIVEIMVKTGIQRIPIVDDEGKLIGLVTQTSVIKHALAYSLV
- a CDS encoding lactate utilization protein, which codes for MREEVRWFIEHRIKRTCESLERNGFKAVYVQTREEALREALKMIPEGAKVGVGGSVTVREVGLVDELRRRGNEVFETWRKLTPEEDLEIRRKHLTCDVFVSSSNAITEDGKLVNIDGTGNRVAAMIFGPPKVLVIAGVNKIVRDVDEGIRRIREVATPMNVRRMGGTTPCTEAVCDLERCEPPNRHCHVITIMEKRPTKTDISVILVGESLGF